In Leifsonia sp. PS1209, the genomic stretch TCGTCGGCGCGTGCGTCGTCGTCAGCCTGTATGCCCTCGGCACCCGCCTCCTCGCCGTCGCCGGCCGCGCCCTGTTCGTCGAGCCGGTCGAGTTCACCGACGCGATCACCGTCATCTCCCCGGAGGAGGCGGCGCGCGCCCTCAAGAAGGCCGCGAAAGCCCGCAAGAAGAACCCCCTCTCGGACGCGCAGAAGCGCTGGGCGCTGACCGGCGCGTACGCGTGCTTCGTGGGGTGCGGCCTCGCGGTGCTGTACGGGCTGTACCTGATCATCCCGTTCTTCCACCAGTAGGCGCCCGTCGCTGTCGCCGCCGCGCGGCCTATCGGGTCGCGCACGAGGGGGTCAGCGATCGAAGGGCAGGGGAGCTCCGTCGGGGAGAGCCGTCACGCCCTGGCTCGGGGTGAGGGTGACCAGGCCGCCGGTGTCGTTTATCGCGTACACGATGACGCGGTCGGCCGCGCCCGCCAGCGCGTCGCCGCCGGTGTATCCGTCGCCGCCGTCGCACGGGTCCGCGCGGGATCCGATCCGCACCACGGTTCCGGATTCGCCGCCCTTGACCGCATCCTCGACCTCGAACCGGTATGCGCGCACGTCGCCGAATTGGGTCCCGATGGTGCCGTCCCGCCCGGCGACGTGTCCGACGACGACGACGTCGGCCTGCCGGTATGCGGCGTCCGGGTCGGAGAAATCCGCCCAGCTCGGGCAGGAGCGCACCACGGGCGCGC encodes the following:
- a CDS encoding peptidase — protein: MIDWVAFLIVFAASIVGACVVVSLYALGTRLLAVAGRALFVEPVEFTDAITVISPEEAARALKKAAKARKKNPLSDAQKRWALTGAYACFVGCGLAVLYGLYLIIPFFHQ